The Shewanella halotolerans region TCACGCTGCTTGGGCTCTGGTTAGCCACCTTCTCGGCCAGCGCCATGGCGGCATCAAGGGCTGCTCCCTTGTCGACCACCTCTTCGATAAGACCAATACTCAACGCCTTGTCGGCGCCTACACGCTCACCGCAGAGGATCATGCGCTTGGCCCAGCCTTCGCCCACCAGGGCCGTCAGGTTCTGGGTACCGCCGGCACATGGCAGCAGGCCGACTGTGGCTTCAGGCAGCGCCATCACGGCCTGAGCCTCGGCGATACGGATATCACAGGCCAGTGCAACCTCTAGGCCACCGCCCATGGCGTAGCCGTTGATGGCGGCGATAGAGACGCCGCGGAAACCGCTCAGGGCCTCGAAGGCCTCGCCAAAGTGTTTTGCCATGGTGGCGGCGTTACCCTTGTCGCCG contains the following coding sequences:
- a CDS encoding enoyl-CoA hydratase, with the protein product MTAIVEQIIGHTAVLTMNNPPANTWTADSLALLKQKVTELNANKEIYALVLTGEGEKFFSAGADLKLFADGDKGNAATMAKHFGEAFEALSGFRGVSIAAINGYAMGGGLEVALACDIRIAEAQAVMALPEATVGLLPCAGGTQNLTALVGEGWAKRMILCGERVGADKALSIGLIEEVVDKGAALDAAMALAEKVANQSPSSVTVCKQLIQSGRAMPRTQALPLERELFVGLFDTEDQAEGVNAFLEKRKANWKNR